In Primulina eburnea isolate SZY01 chromosome 5, ASM2296580v1, whole genome shotgun sequence, a single window of DNA contains:
- the LOC140833082 gene encoding ubiquitin carboxyl-terminal hydrolase 2-like isoform X2 yields the protein MGKKVNKKARSVQKEKRVSSPSPKILPEQCSINAEAPHIDGVAVKERGVCSHIDRGIDWDKLSVKLDPSEPFKCEDCRESALDRRANKGKPKHGKKGGINSKSELKAIWICLGCGHFSCGGIGFPTISNSHAVRHAKQNHHPLAIQFENLQLLWCFPCDKLLTFEKPEDIDERKNVIHEVAKMLKARPSKGSTINVEDVWFGSGSGTSAMKSEYSVPNKADERVGYSVRGLINLGNTCFFNSIMQNLLAINQLRDYLFEFDESVGPLSASLRKLFLETSAEAGLKGVINPRSLFGSLCSKAPQFRGYQQHDSHELLRCLLDSLCTEEMSARKQVKSSLADGTTSIAKPTFVDAIFGGQLSSTVCCLECGHSSTIYEPFLDLSLPVPTKKPPSKRSQPATRGKKIKLPLKQGGRIDSKVNRDEPILPAESVSDQSTFVDSYTLMQPRVQTAELPVDSASSISIDLNAVVLDMGLTHQDLSDSQEAKNHTEVNNVGEQSISSNVLTWLDYLEPNLVSNDYDGTSETHEVSADQGSADKNVFQNDVSIPITFYCRIGSDLESECAVSTMPLDSSCQFNPLDQGIVTHQQDASSQYVEKQNEISQSDEKLSTDHSLIKEVIQLNADVGHSLVNDSTVEVCSSGCDTVNPSQVKESEVIFLPYKEDASSSFELLGEEIEITSEVVSDEHASQEFDGFGDLFNEPEVTLELGTSYPACEATDAMKNEVGNSSDSDPGEVDNSDVSVSVESCLAFFTRPELLSKDEYAWQCDNCSKVLQQGTRRKLRKLKTKIVPNGCDDTNANGPLEGCGNNLHEVEIISGMMENDAFDGSDGMLVPHNQEMHDISNSMLSNHQESKMNMIACQSENQVSMKPNLCHEVSEGEEVDSKSLKVKRDATKSILISKAPSVLTIHLKRFSQDARGRLSKLNGHVNFRETIDFNPYMKPRCTNVGKRTYRLLGAVEHSGNMRSGHYVAYMRGGQGDSTIWYYASDTHVRQVSLEEVLSCEAYILFYEGT from the exons ATGGGGAAAAAGGTCAACAAGAAAGCAAGAAGTGTTCAAAAAGAGAAGCGTGTCTCCTCACCTTCTCCTAAAATACTTCCCGAACAATGCAGCATCAATGCTGAAGCTCCTCACATTGACGGAGTTGCAGTTAAAGAAAGAGGAGTATGTTCTCATATAGATAGAGGGATTGATTGGGACAAACTTTCTGTCAAACTAGACCCATCAGAACCTTTTAAATGTGAAGATTGTCGAGAAAGTGCCTTGGATAGACGAGCAAATAAAGGAAAACCTAAACATGGGAAGAAAGGAGGAATCAATTCAAAATCAGAGTTGAAAGCAATTTGGATTTGCTTGGGATGTGGGCATTTCTCTTGTGGAGGCATTGGATTCCCCACCATATCTAACAGCCACGCAGTTCGGCATGCAAAACAGAATCACCATCCATTGGCCATACAGTTTGAAAATCTTCAACTGTTGTGGTGTTTCCCTTGCGATAAATTACTCACTTTTGAAAAGCCGGAAGACATAGATGAACGGAAGAATGTCATACATGAGGTTGCTAAAATGCTGAAAGCACGACCAAGTAAAGGATCCACTATTAATGTGGAGGATGTTTGGTTTGGAAGTGGGAGTGGAACTAGTGCAATGAAATCGGAATACTCTGTACCCAACAAGGCAGATGAAAGAGTTGGCTATTCAGTAAgaggtttaattaatttaggaaaTACCTGTTTCTTTAATTCGATAATGCAGAATTTATTGGCAATAAATCAGTTGCGGGATTACCTTTTTGAATTTGATGAATCTGTTGGTCCACTTAGTGCTTCTCTGAGAAAGCTTTTCTTGGAAACCAGTGCTGAAGCTGGTTTAAAAGGTGTGATAAATCCCAGATCTTTATTTGGTAGTCTTTGTAGCAAGGCTCCTCAGTTTAGGGGATATCAGCAACATGATAGCCATGAGTTACTAAGATGTTTGCTTGATAGTTTGTGTACCGAAGAGATGAGTGCTAGAAAGCAAGTCAAATCTTCGTTGGCCGATGGGACAACTTCTATAGCAAAGCCTACATTTGTAGATGCCATCTTTGGTGGACAGCTTTCAAGCACTGTTTGCTGTTTGGAATGTGGGCACTCTTCAACAATTTACGAGCCCTTTTTGGACCTCTCGTTGCCAGTTCCTACCAAGAAACCTCCATCCAAACGGTCTCAACCTGCCACTCGGGGCAAGAAAATCAAACTGCCTCTTAAGCAAGGCGGGAGGATTGACTCCAAAGTTAACAGAGATGAACCTATTCTTCCAGCAGAAAGTGTTTCTGATCAATCAACTTTTGTCGACTCTTACACTTTAATGCAGCCTAGAGTACAAACTGCTGAGCTTCCAGTTGATTCTGCATCATCAATATCCATTGATTTAAACGCTGTTGTTCTTGATATGGGTTTAACACATCAAGATCTTTCAGATAGTCAGGAAGCAAAAAACCATACAGAAGTTAATAATGTTGGAGAGCAGTCAATCTCATCGAATGTTTTAACATGGTTGGATTACCTTGAGCCAAATCTGGTGTCAAATGACTATGATGGTACCTCAGAAACTCATGAAGTGTCTGCAGACCAGGGTTCTGCagataaaaatgtttttcaGAATGATGTCTCAATACCCATTACTTTCTACTGTAGGATTGGTAGTGATTTAGAATCTGAATGTGCTGTTTCGACAATGCCCTTGGATAGTTCCTGTCAGTTTAATCCTCTTGACCAAGGTATAGTAACCCATCAACAAGATGCATCTTCACAATATGTGGAGAAGCAAAATGAAATTTCTCAATCTGATGAGAAGCTCTCTACAGACCATTCATTGATCAAGGAAGTCATCCAGCTAAATGCTGATGTAGGTCATAGCTTAGTTAATGATTCAACGGTTGAAGTGTGCTCTTCAGGCTGCGACACTGTAAACCCGTCACAGGTTAAGGAATCTGAAGTTATTTTTCTTCCTTATAAAGAAGATGCTTCATCTAGTTTTGAGTTATTGGGAGAAGAAATTGAGATCACCTCAGAAGTGGTCAGTGATGAACATGCTTCTCAAGAATTTGATGGCTTTGGAGACTTATTCAATGAACCTGAAGTTACCTTGGAGCTTGGGACCTCATATCCTGCTTGTGAGGCAACTGATGCCATGAAAAATGAAGTGGGAAATAGTAGTGATTCTGATCCTGGTGAGGTTGATAATTCTGATGTTTCCGTGTCGGTCGAGAGTTGTTTGGCCTTTTTTACAAGGCCCGAGCTTCTTTCCAAGGACGAGTATGCTTGGCAGTGTGATAATTGCTCAAAAGTTTTGCAACAAGGAACAAGGAGGAAATTGCGAAAGCTTAAAACCAAAATAGTGCCAAATGGTTGTGATGATACAAATGCAAATGGTCCGTTGGAGGGTTGCGGCAATAATCTCCATGAAGTTGAGATCATCAGCGGGATGATGGAAAATGATGCATTTGATGGTTCCGATGGCATGTTGGTGCCACACAATCAGGAGATGCATGATATCAGCAATAGCATGCTCAGCAACCATCAAGAAAGCAAGATGAATATGATAGCTTGTCAATCAGAAAACCAAGTGTCTATGAAGCCAAATTTGTGTCATG AGGTGAGTGAGGGAGAGGAGGTGGACTCAAAGAGTCTCAAAGTAAAGAGGGATGCAACTAAGAGTATACTAATCAGTAAGGCTCCTTCTGTGTTGACAATCCATCTAAAGAGGTTTAGTCAAGATGCTCGAGGTCGCTTGAGTAAATTAAATGGACATGTGAATTTCAGAGAGACGATTGATTTCAATCCATATATGAAGCCCAG GTGCACCAATGTTGGAAAGCGCACTTACCGTCTCCTTGGAGCAGTCGAGCACAGTGGAAACATGAGGAGTGGCCattatgtggcatacatgagaGGAGGCCAAGGAGATAGCACCATTTGGTATTATGCCAGTGATACTCACGTTCGTCAAGTTTCGTTGGAAGAAGTTCTTAGCTGTGAGGCCTACATTTTGTTCTATGAAGGAACTTGA
- the LOC140833082 gene encoding ubiquitin carboxyl-terminal hydrolase 2-like isoform X4 encodes MGKKVNKKARSVQKEKRVSSPSPKILPEQCSINAEAPHIDGVAVKERGVCSHIDRGIDWDKLSVKLDPSEPFKCEDCRESALDRRANKGKPKHGKKGGINSKSELKAIWICLGCGHFSCGGIGFPTISNSHAVRHAKQNHHPLAIQFENLQLLWCFPCDKLLTFEKPEDIDERKNVIHEVAKMLKARPSKGSTINVEDVWFGSGSGTSAMKSEYSVPNKADERVGYSVRGLINLGNTCFFNSIMQNLLAINQLRDYLFEFDESVGPLSASLRKLFLETSAEAGLKGVINPRSLFGSLCSKAPQFRGYQQHDSHELLRCLLDSLCTEEMSARKQVKSSLADGTTSIAKPTFVDAIFGGQLSSTVCCLECGHSSTIYEPFLDLSLPVPTKKPPSKRSQPATRGKKIKLPLKQGGRIDSKVNRDEPILPAESVSDQSTFVDSYTLMQPRVQTAELPVDSASSISIDLNAVVLDMGLTHQDLSDSQEAKNHTEVNNVGEQSISSNVLTWLDYLEPNLVSNDYDGTSETHEVSADQGSADKNVFQNDVSIPITFYCRIGSDLESECAVSTMPLDSSCQFNPLDQGIVTHQQDASSQYVEKQNEISQSDEKLSTDHSLIKEVIQLNADVGHSLVNDSTVEVCSSGCDTVNPSQVKESEVIFLPYKEDASSSFELLGEEIEITSEVVSDEHASQEFDGFGDLFNEPEVTLELGTSYPACEATDAMKNEVGNSSDSDPGEVDNSDVSVSVESCLAFFTRPELLSKDEYAWQCDNCSKVLQQGTRRKLRKLKTKIVPNGCDDTNANGPLEGCGNNLHEVEIISGMMENDAFDGSDGMLVPHNQEMHDISNSMLSNHQESKMNMIACQSENQVSMKPNLCHGAPMLESALTVSLEQSSTVET; translated from the exons ATGGGGAAAAAGGTCAACAAGAAAGCAAGAAGTGTTCAAAAAGAGAAGCGTGTCTCCTCACCTTCTCCTAAAATACTTCCCGAACAATGCAGCATCAATGCTGAAGCTCCTCACATTGACGGAGTTGCAGTTAAAGAAAGAGGAGTATGTTCTCATATAGATAGAGGGATTGATTGGGACAAACTTTCTGTCAAACTAGACCCATCAGAACCTTTTAAATGTGAAGATTGTCGAGAAAGTGCCTTGGATAGACGAGCAAATAAAGGAAAACCTAAACATGGGAAGAAAGGAGGAATCAATTCAAAATCAGAGTTGAAAGCAATTTGGATTTGCTTGGGATGTGGGCATTTCTCTTGTGGAGGCATTGGATTCCCCACCATATCTAACAGCCACGCAGTTCGGCATGCAAAACAGAATCACCATCCATTGGCCATACAGTTTGAAAATCTTCAACTGTTGTGGTGTTTCCCTTGCGATAAATTACTCACTTTTGAAAAGCCGGAAGACATAGATGAACGGAAGAATGTCATACATGAGGTTGCTAAAATGCTGAAAGCACGACCAAGTAAAGGATCCACTATTAATGTGGAGGATGTTTGGTTTGGAAGTGGGAGTGGAACTAGTGCAATGAAATCGGAATACTCTGTACCCAACAAGGCAGATGAAAGAGTTGGCTATTCAGTAAgaggtttaattaatttaggaaaTACCTGTTTCTTTAATTCGATAATGCAGAATTTATTGGCAATAAATCAGTTGCGGGATTACCTTTTTGAATTTGATGAATCTGTTGGTCCACTTAGTGCTTCTCTGAGAAAGCTTTTCTTGGAAACCAGTGCTGAAGCTGGTTTAAAAGGTGTGATAAATCCCAGATCTTTATTTGGTAGTCTTTGTAGCAAGGCTCCTCAGTTTAGGGGATATCAGCAACATGATAGCCATGAGTTACTAAGATGTTTGCTTGATAGTTTGTGTACCGAAGAGATGAGTGCTAGAAAGCAAGTCAAATCTTCGTTGGCCGATGGGACAACTTCTATAGCAAAGCCTACATTTGTAGATGCCATCTTTGGTGGACAGCTTTCAAGCACTGTTTGCTGTTTGGAATGTGGGCACTCTTCAACAATTTACGAGCCCTTTTTGGACCTCTCGTTGCCAGTTCCTACCAAGAAACCTCCATCCAAACGGTCTCAACCTGCCACTCGGGGCAAGAAAATCAAACTGCCTCTTAAGCAAGGCGGGAGGATTGACTCCAAAGTTAACAGAGATGAACCTATTCTTCCAGCAGAAAGTGTTTCTGATCAATCAACTTTTGTCGACTCTTACACTTTAATGCAGCCTAGAGTACAAACTGCTGAGCTTCCAGTTGATTCTGCATCATCAATATCCATTGATTTAAACGCTGTTGTTCTTGATATGGGTTTAACACATCAAGATCTTTCAGATAGTCAGGAAGCAAAAAACCATACAGAAGTTAATAATGTTGGAGAGCAGTCAATCTCATCGAATGTTTTAACATGGTTGGATTACCTTGAGCCAAATCTGGTGTCAAATGACTATGATGGTACCTCAGAAACTCATGAAGTGTCTGCAGACCAGGGTTCTGCagataaaaatgtttttcaGAATGATGTCTCAATACCCATTACTTTCTACTGTAGGATTGGTAGTGATTTAGAATCTGAATGTGCTGTTTCGACAATGCCCTTGGATAGTTCCTGTCAGTTTAATCCTCTTGACCAAGGTATAGTAACCCATCAACAAGATGCATCTTCACAATATGTGGAGAAGCAAAATGAAATTTCTCAATCTGATGAGAAGCTCTCTACAGACCATTCATTGATCAAGGAAGTCATCCAGCTAAATGCTGATGTAGGTCATAGCTTAGTTAATGATTCAACGGTTGAAGTGTGCTCTTCAGGCTGCGACACTGTAAACCCGTCACAGGTTAAGGAATCTGAAGTTATTTTTCTTCCTTATAAAGAAGATGCTTCATCTAGTTTTGAGTTATTGGGAGAAGAAATTGAGATCACCTCAGAAGTGGTCAGTGATGAACATGCTTCTCAAGAATTTGATGGCTTTGGAGACTTATTCAATGAACCTGAAGTTACCTTGGAGCTTGGGACCTCATATCCTGCTTGTGAGGCAACTGATGCCATGAAAAATGAAGTGGGAAATAGTAGTGATTCTGATCCTGGTGAGGTTGATAATTCTGATGTTTCCGTGTCGGTCGAGAGTTGTTTGGCCTTTTTTACAAGGCCCGAGCTTCTTTCCAAGGACGAGTATGCTTGGCAGTGTGATAATTGCTCAAAAGTTTTGCAACAAGGAACAAGGAGGAAATTGCGAAAGCTTAAAACCAAAATAGTGCCAAATGGTTGTGATGATACAAATGCAAATGGTCCGTTGGAGGGTTGCGGCAATAATCTCCATGAAGTTGAGATCATCAGCGGGATGATGGAAAATGATGCATTTGATGGTTCCGATGGCATGTTGGTGCCACACAATCAGGAGATGCATGATATCAGCAATAGCATGCTCAGCAACCATCAAGAAAGCAAGATGAATATGATAGCTTGTCAATCAGAAAACCAAGTGTCTATGAAGCCAAATTTGTGTCATG GTGCACCAATGTTGGAAAGCGCACTTACCGTCTCCTTGGAGCAGTCGAGCACAGTGGAAACATGA
- the LOC140833082 gene encoding ubiquitin carboxyl-terminal hydrolase 2-like isoform X1 has protein sequence MGKKVNKKARSVQKEKRVSSPSPKILPEQCSINAEAPHIDGVAVKERGVCSHIDRGIDWDKLSVKLDPSEPFKCEDCRESALDRRANKGKPKHGKKGGINSKSELKAIWICLGCGHFSCGGIGFPTISNSHAVRHAKQNHHPLAIQFENLQLLWCFPCDKLLTFEKPEDIDERKNVIHEVAKMLKARPSKGSTINVEDVWFGSGSGTSAMKSEYSVPNKADERVGYSVRGLINLGNTCFFNSIMQNLLAINQLRDYLFEFDESVGPLSASLRKLFLETSAEAGLKGVINPRSLFGSLCSKAPQFRGYQQHDSHELLRCLLDSLCTEEMSARKQVKSSLADGTTSIAKPTFVDAIFGGQLSSTVCCLECGHSSTIYEPFLDLSLPVPTKKPPSKRSQPATRGKKIKLPLKQGGRIDSKVNRDEPILPAESVSDQSTFVDSYTLMQPRVQTAELPVDSASSISIDLNAVVLDMGLTHQDLSDSQEAKNHTEVNNVGEQSISSNVLTWLDYLEPNLVSNDYDGTSETHEVSADQGSADKNVFQNDVSIPITFYCRIGSDLESECAVSTMPLDSSCQFNPLDQGIVTHQQDASSQYVEKQNEISQSDEKLSTDHSLIKEVIQLNADVGHSLVNDSTVEVCSSGCDTVNPSQVKESEVIFLPYKEDASSSFELLGEEIEITSEVVSDEHASQEFDGFGDLFNEPEVTLELGTSYPACEATDAMKNEVGNSSDSDPGEVDNSDVSVSVESCLAFFTRPELLSKDEYAWQCDNCSKVLQQGTRRKLRKLKTKIVPNGCDDTNANGPLEGCGNNLHEVEIISGMMENDAFDGSDGMLVPHNQEMHDISNSMLSNHQESKMNMIACQSENQVSMKPNLCHGMSECSCSNSQILDSCCGKRDADSVGLTETDLLPEKCESEVSEGEEVDSKSLKVKRDATKSILISKAPSVLTIHLKRFSQDARGRLSKLNGHVNFRETIDFNPYMKPRCTNVGKRTYRLLGAVEHSGNMRSGHYVAYMRGGQGDSTIWYYASDTHVRQVSLEEVLSCEAYILFYEGT, from the exons ATGGGGAAAAAGGTCAACAAGAAAGCAAGAAGTGTTCAAAAAGAGAAGCGTGTCTCCTCACCTTCTCCTAAAATACTTCCCGAACAATGCAGCATCAATGCTGAAGCTCCTCACATTGACGGAGTTGCAGTTAAAGAAAGAGGAGTATGTTCTCATATAGATAGAGGGATTGATTGGGACAAACTTTCTGTCAAACTAGACCCATCAGAACCTTTTAAATGTGAAGATTGTCGAGAAAGTGCCTTGGATAGACGAGCAAATAAAGGAAAACCTAAACATGGGAAGAAAGGAGGAATCAATTCAAAATCAGAGTTGAAAGCAATTTGGATTTGCTTGGGATGTGGGCATTTCTCTTGTGGAGGCATTGGATTCCCCACCATATCTAACAGCCACGCAGTTCGGCATGCAAAACAGAATCACCATCCATTGGCCATACAGTTTGAAAATCTTCAACTGTTGTGGTGTTTCCCTTGCGATAAATTACTCACTTTTGAAAAGCCGGAAGACATAGATGAACGGAAGAATGTCATACATGAGGTTGCTAAAATGCTGAAAGCACGACCAAGTAAAGGATCCACTATTAATGTGGAGGATGTTTGGTTTGGAAGTGGGAGTGGAACTAGTGCAATGAAATCGGAATACTCTGTACCCAACAAGGCAGATGAAAGAGTTGGCTATTCAGTAAgaggtttaattaatttaggaaaTACCTGTTTCTTTAATTCGATAATGCAGAATTTATTGGCAATAAATCAGTTGCGGGATTACCTTTTTGAATTTGATGAATCTGTTGGTCCACTTAGTGCTTCTCTGAGAAAGCTTTTCTTGGAAACCAGTGCTGAAGCTGGTTTAAAAGGTGTGATAAATCCCAGATCTTTATTTGGTAGTCTTTGTAGCAAGGCTCCTCAGTTTAGGGGATATCAGCAACATGATAGCCATGAGTTACTAAGATGTTTGCTTGATAGTTTGTGTACCGAAGAGATGAGTGCTAGAAAGCAAGTCAAATCTTCGTTGGCCGATGGGACAACTTCTATAGCAAAGCCTACATTTGTAGATGCCATCTTTGGTGGACAGCTTTCAAGCACTGTTTGCTGTTTGGAATGTGGGCACTCTTCAACAATTTACGAGCCCTTTTTGGACCTCTCGTTGCCAGTTCCTACCAAGAAACCTCCATCCAAACGGTCTCAACCTGCCACTCGGGGCAAGAAAATCAAACTGCCTCTTAAGCAAGGCGGGAGGATTGACTCCAAAGTTAACAGAGATGAACCTATTCTTCCAGCAGAAAGTGTTTCTGATCAATCAACTTTTGTCGACTCTTACACTTTAATGCAGCCTAGAGTACAAACTGCTGAGCTTCCAGTTGATTCTGCATCATCAATATCCATTGATTTAAACGCTGTTGTTCTTGATATGGGTTTAACACATCAAGATCTTTCAGATAGTCAGGAAGCAAAAAACCATACAGAAGTTAATAATGTTGGAGAGCAGTCAATCTCATCGAATGTTTTAACATGGTTGGATTACCTTGAGCCAAATCTGGTGTCAAATGACTATGATGGTACCTCAGAAACTCATGAAGTGTCTGCAGACCAGGGTTCTGCagataaaaatgtttttcaGAATGATGTCTCAATACCCATTACTTTCTACTGTAGGATTGGTAGTGATTTAGAATCTGAATGTGCTGTTTCGACAATGCCCTTGGATAGTTCCTGTCAGTTTAATCCTCTTGACCAAGGTATAGTAACCCATCAACAAGATGCATCTTCACAATATGTGGAGAAGCAAAATGAAATTTCTCAATCTGATGAGAAGCTCTCTACAGACCATTCATTGATCAAGGAAGTCATCCAGCTAAATGCTGATGTAGGTCATAGCTTAGTTAATGATTCAACGGTTGAAGTGTGCTCTTCAGGCTGCGACACTGTAAACCCGTCACAGGTTAAGGAATCTGAAGTTATTTTTCTTCCTTATAAAGAAGATGCTTCATCTAGTTTTGAGTTATTGGGAGAAGAAATTGAGATCACCTCAGAAGTGGTCAGTGATGAACATGCTTCTCAAGAATTTGATGGCTTTGGAGACTTATTCAATGAACCTGAAGTTACCTTGGAGCTTGGGACCTCATATCCTGCTTGTGAGGCAACTGATGCCATGAAAAATGAAGTGGGAAATAGTAGTGATTCTGATCCTGGTGAGGTTGATAATTCTGATGTTTCCGTGTCGGTCGAGAGTTGTTTGGCCTTTTTTACAAGGCCCGAGCTTCTTTCCAAGGACGAGTATGCTTGGCAGTGTGATAATTGCTCAAAAGTTTTGCAACAAGGAACAAGGAGGAAATTGCGAAAGCTTAAAACCAAAATAGTGCCAAATGGTTGTGATGATACAAATGCAAATGGTCCGTTGGAGGGTTGCGGCAATAATCTCCATGAAGTTGAGATCATCAGCGGGATGATGGAAAATGATGCATTTGATGGTTCCGATGGCATGTTGGTGCCACACAATCAGGAGATGCATGATATCAGCAATAGCATGCTCAGCAACCATCAAGAAAGCAAGATGAATATGATAGCTTGTCAATCAGAAAACCAAGTGTCTATGAAGCCAAATTTGTGTCATGGTATGTCAGAATGTTCATGTTCCAATAGTCAAATTCTTGATTCATGCTGTGGTAAACGTGATGCTGATAGTGTTGGGCTTACTGAAACTGATTTATTGCCTGAAAAATGTGAATCAGAGGTGAGTGAGGGAGAGGAGGTGGACTCAAAGAGTCTCAAAGTAAAGAGGGATGCAACTAAGAGTATACTAATCAGTAAGGCTCCTTCTGTGTTGACAATCCATCTAAAGAGGTTTAGTCAAGATGCTCGAGGTCGCTTGAGTAAATTAAATGGACATGTGAATTTCAGAGAGACGATTGATTTCAATCCATATATGAAGCCCAG GTGCACCAATGTTGGAAAGCGCACTTACCGTCTCCTTGGAGCAGTCGAGCACAGTGGAAACATGAGGAGTGGCCattatgtggcatacatgagaGGAGGCCAAGGAGATAGCACCATTTGGTATTATGCCAGTGATACTCACGTTCGTCAAGTTTCGTTGGAAGAAGTTCTTAGCTGTGAGGCCTACATTTTGTTCTATGAAGGAACTTGA